The Luteolibacter arcticus genome includes a window with the following:
- a CDS encoding beta strand repeat-containing protein translates to MTNPTSILTTRASLSATASHNARWFASLLAGSAMLGAPALAVGNFWDSDTPPGSTDWNTAGNWSEGRVPANPNGAPTGENYDDAIVNDIDPAYPILTASPAASVRDVKVGVNDLTTGRLDIRAGTLIGAGWAVVGDNGGSGTLNIANTAASGGTFTGFGLGSASFQAGFRLYVGGEGTGAAAGTANVNTSGTIGMSEELVVGNGSGTGGTLNFDNGTINVGGQTWFGQGGGGVGKLRMSGGTLNSNSWMAIGREGGTGTVEMSGGTWNRNGGAEAFIVGSSGVGEMTMTGGTVNVSPVTWIAEGSGANGSKLTLGGSAIFNTPIMSVGPEGTGTLELNGGTLRTGRITGKRASATGGGTEADGGVGTINFNGSQIVATAPNSAFIADVNVLNVAAGGLRIDSNGFDVGVPAVLSGAGGVLKSGAGTLSLGGANDFIGASTVTGGTLNVSTDSTGGGAFTATDATLGAVQAIDAGVLQMSSLTLTNGALAVTAATGVTGNPTAAPIKVNGPLTRTGQIAINLIDDQPAVGQFPVVAYTSKPGTGTFVPGKLPLGVTLTAGTPIVDSGSVISLNIARVNAPYWIGSGGGVWNTTTASWQNLYTGGPTTYMNGDPAVFEDLVTSPVTYDVILNSTVSPGAGGVIFDNDLDDFTLTGTGKISGTTGLIKRGFGGLTIGNLLNDFTGPVTIEEGVVSVGLLGNAGSPSPLGAGNLVLAGGTLNYTGPAVSVTRGFDINAPTNTTPSELVIASNVTMSGPVTATAGKFRLSGAGVLTLSHGGVISLANGPQDAEPASLVIDGKGLTINGVGQTANVIGNTQIGVANGATTALTVAGNAILNLNRFQVGFGVGSTPSVLIQDSARIHKSATGWLSIGNSNDSVATVTVRNSGSLISDGGDFNIGDTGTSNGTLTLENSAAVTSIGPVFIGKNGTRGAVNLSGSSTMSSGLTEVAGGGGSQGSLNVVGTSTYTSNGALLVGPGVDSAGVVTIDGSGSFQGNTYVSVGFNGGGTMTIKGDGSFNNSDDLSVNENGAVPALVTVQDTGSLAMGANLYIGRNGTRVGTLTVSGSATVDQTNAASNFFVGLAGDGTLNISGTAAVTAGSANGVVLGQDASGVGTVNLNGGTLTGKRVFGNSGTSTFNFNGGLLRAGAGANPDFMAGVDNALVNAGGARIDSNGQNIAINQPLLVGTTAGGGLTKSGAGTLRLSGVNTYTGATTVSGGNLGGTTTIAGPLVVQTGAGIEPGAVTGTLTANGGVTFSSGSKFLVNIDDSQTADNGLLATTGNLNVTGVALQVNLAGPGALPSYTIATAGSVTGPFASVPAGVNVTYNANSITITPPTATPFQSWINGFAVNGQTGAAQDPDSDGVTNLEEFALDGNPANGNATGKVRSRIETVGGQQALVITLPVRVGAIFDNTPGPGADATVVADDVVYLIRGSNDLVNYNQGVTEIAPSTSNPNMPGLSDPTKWGYRTFRLTGAIPARGPRGFLDIEIQDAP, encoded by the coding sequence ATGACGAACCCGACCTCAATCCTGACCACGCGGGCATCTTTGTCCGCGACTGCTTCGCACAACGCCCGCTGGTTCGCCAGCCTGCTTGCTGGCTCCGCCATGCTTGGCGCTCCCGCCCTTGCGGTGGGCAATTTCTGGGATAGCGACACTCCCCCCGGCTCCACTGACTGGAATACCGCTGGCAACTGGAGTGAAGGACGCGTTCCCGCCAATCCCAATGGGGCACCGACCGGTGAAAATTACGATGATGCCATCGTCAACGATATCGACCCGGCTTATCCGATTCTGACTGCCAGCCCGGCAGCCAGTGTGCGTGACGTCAAGGTGGGTGTGAATGACCTCACGACCGGCCGGCTCGATATCCGGGCGGGAACCCTCATCGGAGCCGGTTGGGCGGTGGTGGGTGACAACGGCGGTTCCGGAACGCTCAATATCGCCAACACCGCGGCGTCAGGTGGCACGTTCACTGGCTTTGGCTTGGGGAGCGCTAGCTTTCAAGCTGGCTTCCGGCTTTACGTGGGGGGCGAAGGTACCGGCGCTGCGGCGGGGACCGCGAACGTGAACACTTCCGGAACCATTGGGATGAGCGAGGAACTCGTCGTCGGCAATGGCAGCGGCACCGGTGGCACGCTCAACTTCGACAACGGCACCATCAATGTGGGCGGTCAGACCTGGTTCGGCCAAGGTGGCGGAGGCGTCGGCAAACTCAGGATGTCGGGAGGAACCCTCAACTCGAATTCCTGGATGGCCATCGGTCGCGAAGGTGGCACTGGCACGGTCGAGATGAGCGGCGGCACCTGGAACCGGAATGGGGGAGCCGAAGCCTTCATCGTAGGTTCCAGCGGGGTGGGGGAAATGACAATGACGGGCGGCACGGTGAACGTGTCCCCGGTCACGTGGATCGCGGAAGGTAGCGGTGCCAACGGCTCCAAGCTTACCTTGGGCGGTTCCGCGATTTTCAATACTCCGATCATGTCCGTGGGGCCGGAAGGCACCGGCACGCTTGAACTCAACGGCGGAACGCTGCGGACCGGCCGCATCACCGGCAAGAGGGCGTCCGCCACCGGTGGTGGCACCGAAGCCGACGGCGGGGTCGGAACCATCAACTTCAATGGCAGCCAGATCGTCGCCACCGCGCCAAACAGTGCTTTCATTGCTGATGTCAATGTCCTGAACGTCGCGGCGGGTGGCTTGCGGATCGACTCCAATGGCTTCGACGTGGGGGTTCCGGCGGTACTTTCCGGTGCGGGCGGTGTCTTGAAGAGCGGTGCAGGCACCTTGTCCCTCGGTGGGGCGAACGACTTCATCGGAGCATCCACCGTCACCGGTGGTACGCTCAATGTGAGCACGGACTCGACCGGCGGCGGCGCTTTCACGGCGACCGATGCCACCTTGGGAGCGGTGCAGGCCATCGATGCCGGCGTGCTGCAGATGTCCTCGCTCACGCTGACCAATGGCGCGCTTGCTGTCACCGCTGCGACAGGTGTCACGGGGAATCCCACCGCTGCTCCGATCAAGGTCAACGGGCCGCTCACCCGGACCGGCCAGATCGCGATCAACTTGATCGATGACCAGCCGGCTGTCGGCCAGTTCCCGGTGGTCGCCTACACCTCGAAGCCCGGCACGGGCACGTTTGTTCCCGGAAAACTCCCGCTCGGCGTGACGCTGACCGCGGGCACTCCGATCGTGGACAGCGGCTCGGTCATCTCCCTGAACATCGCCCGGGTGAACGCGCCCTACTGGATCGGCTCGGGTGGCGGCGTCTGGAACACCACGACGGCGAGCTGGCAGAACCTCTACACGGGCGGACCAACCACTTACATGAACGGGGATCCTGCAGTCTTCGAGGATCTTGTCACGAGCCCGGTGACCTACGACGTCATCCTCAATTCGACTGTCTCGCCGGGTGCCGGCGGGGTGATCTTTGACAACGACCTCGACGACTTCACGCTCACGGGCACCGGCAAGATCAGCGGCACCACCGGCCTCATCAAGCGCGGCTTCGGCGGGCTCACCATTGGCAACCTTCTCAATGACTTCACCGGTCCGGTGACAATTGAAGAGGGTGTCGTCTCGGTCGGACTGTTGGGCAATGCCGGCAGCCCCAGCCCCTTGGGCGCGGGGAACCTGGTGCTGGCGGGGGGCACGCTCAACTACACGGGTCCTGCTGTCTCGGTCACCCGTGGCTTTGATATCAACGCCCCGACAAACACCACGCCGAGCGAACTGGTGATCGCGAGCAACGTGACCATGAGCGGTCCGGTGACCGCGACGGCAGGCAAGTTCCGCCTTTCCGGCGCGGGTGTCCTGACCTTGAGCCACGGTGGAGTGATCTCGTTGGCAAATGGTCCGCAGGATGCCGAGCCGGCATCGCTGGTGATCGACGGTAAAGGGCTCACAATCAATGGAGTGGGCCAGACGGCGAACGTCATCGGAAACACCCAGATAGGAGTCGCGAATGGCGCCACCACGGCGCTCACGGTCGCCGGAAATGCGATCCTCAACCTGAACCGCTTCCAAGTCGGCTTCGGCGTGGGCTCTACACCAAGCGTCCTGATCCAGGATTCGGCGAGAATTCACAAGAGCGCCACCGGCTGGCTGTCGATCGGCAATAGCAACGACAGCGTTGCCACGGTGACCGTCCGCAATAGCGGCAGTCTCATCTCCGACGGCGGAGACTTCAACATTGGGGACACTGGCACTTCCAATGGCACGCTGACCCTTGAGAACAGCGCCGCGGTCACCTCCATCGGCCCGGTCTTCATCGGCAAGAACGGCACCCGGGGAGCGGTGAACTTGAGCGGGAGCTCCACCATGTCCTCCGGTCTGACGGAAGTTGCCGGCGGCGGTGGGTCGCAGGGCTCTCTGAATGTGGTGGGCACGTCCACCTACACTTCGAATGGCGCGCTGCTTGTCGGGCCGGGGGTGGATTCCGCGGGTGTCGTGACCATCGACGGGTCCGGCAGTTTCCAAGGCAACACGTATGTCTCCGTCGGCTTCAACGGCGGCGGCACGATGACCATCAAGGGCGACGGCTCGTTCAACAACTCCGACGACTTGTCGGTCAATGAGAACGGAGCTGTCCCGGCCCTGGTGACCGTGCAGGACACGGGTTCGCTTGCGATGGGGGCGAACCTTTACATCGGGCGAAACGGCACCCGGGTGGGCACCCTCACCGTCTCCGGATCCGCGACGGTGGATCAGACCAATGCGGCTTCGAACTTCTTCGTGGGCCTCGCGGGGGACGGCACGCTGAATATCTCCGGCACCGCAGCAGTCACCGCGGGCAGCGCCAATGGCGTGGTCCTCGGTCAGGATGCCAGCGGGGTCGGCACGGTGAATCTGAATGGCGGCACGCTCACTGGAAAACGGGTCTTCGGAAACAGCGGAACCAGCACCTTCAACTTCAACGGCGGCCTGCTTCGTGCGGGTGCCGGGGCCAATCCCGACTTCATGGCCGGCGTGGACAACGCCCTGGTGAATGCCGGTGGCGCCCGCATCGATAGCAACGGCCAGAACATCGCCATCAACCAGCCACTGCTGGTCGGCACCACCGCGGGTGGTGGCCTGACCAAGTCGGGAGCCGGCACGCTGCGCCTGAGCGGCGTGAACACCTACACCGGGGCTACGACCGTCAGCGGGGGTAACCTCGGCGGCACCACCACCATTGCGGGACCGCTGGTCGTGCAGACGGGGGCGGGCATCGAGCCGGGTGCAGTGACTGGCACGCTCACGGCGAATGGTGGAGTCACCTTCAGCTCCGGCTCGAAATTCCTCGTGAACATCGACGACAGCCAGACCGCCGACAACGGGCTCCTGGCTACCACGGGGAACCTCAATGTGACCGGGGTGGCCTTGCAGGTGAACCTTGCGGGGCCCGGGGCTCTTCCATCCTACACCATCGCCACCGCGGGCTCGGTCACCGGACCGTTCGCGTCGGTGCCGGCCGGGGTGAACGTGACCTACAATGCGAACAGCATCACCATCACGCCGCCGACGGCCACGCCCTTCCAGTCGTGGATCAACGGCTTCGCGGTGAATGGCCAGACCGGCGCCGCCCAGGATCCGGATAGCGATGGAGTGACCAATCTCGAGGAATTCGCCCTCGATGGCAATCCGGCCAACGGCAATGCCACCGGCAAGGTCCGCTCGCGGATCGAAACGGTGGGTGGCCAGCAGGCGCTGGTGATCACCCTGCCGGTGCGTGTGGGTGCGATCTTCGATAACACCCCGGGTCCGGGAGCGGATGCGACGGTGGTGGCGGATGACGTGGTTTACCTGATCCGGGGCTCGAACGACCTCGTGAACTATAACCAGGGCGTCACCGAGATCGCGCCCAGCACGAGCAATCCCAACATGCCAGGGCTCAGCGATCCCACCAAGTGGGGCTACCGGACCTTCCGCCTGACTGGAGCGATCCCGGCGCGGGGCCCGAGGGGCTTCCTCGACATCGAGATTCAGGACGCTCCCTGA
- a CDS encoding tryptophan 7-halogenase, translating to MIQDVLVLGAGSAGLIAALSVKRKIPQLNVRIVRSPDIGVIGVGEGTTPNFPRHIFDYLGISRKHFYELAEPTWKLGIRFLWGERGRFDYTFAPQLDAHWSDLPRPNGFYCDEEFSSVDITSALMRQDKAFPRQPSGAPDIQAWHAFHIENAKFVEILEVVAREAGVEVIDGRVTGADRGPQGITAVHLEDGRKLEADFFIDASGFRSELLGKVLEEPFESFDKTLFCDRAVVGGWERSESEPILPYTTAEQMDAGWSWQIEHEHHVNRGYVYSSQAISDDEAAAEFKRKNPKVPEAPRIVKFRSGCYKRLWVDNVIAVGNSGGFVEPLEATALMVVCSHCQTFVDFLLHSELDPTPSMRDLYNELVSQGWHDIRDFLGLHYKLNTALDTPFWKHCRADTDLSGIGALLEFYEENGPTGFCRYRMGSSQNDFGIEGYFVMLVGNRAPYRKRHAASPQEKAIWEAHRQANTNKAKQGIDVKEALYYVRHPGWQWNAEKPA from the coding sequence ATGATCCAAGACGTTCTCGTCCTCGGAGCCGGCAGTGCTGGCTTGATCGCCGCCCTCTCCGTCAAAAGAAAAATCCCGCAGCTCAACGTGCGCATCGTCCGCAGCCCGGATATCGGCGTGATCGGCGTGGGCGAAGGGACGACGCCGAATTTCCCACGGCACATCTTCGACTACCTCGGGATTTCGCGAAAGCACTTCTACGAGCTCGCCGAGCCGACGTGGAAGCTCGGCATCCGCTTCCTGTGGGGCGAGCGCGGGCGCTTCGACTACACCTTCGCGCCGCAGCTTGATGCCCACTGGTCCGACTTGCCGAGGCCGAACGGCTTCTACTGCGACGAGGAGTTTTCCTCGGTCGACATCACCTCGGCATTGATGCGGCAGGACAAGGCCTTTCCGCGCCAGCCGAGCGGTGCGCCGGACATCCAGGCGTGGCATGCCTTCCACATCGAGAACGCGAAGTTCGTCGAGATTCTCGAGGTCGTCGCGCGCGAGGCCGGCGTCGAGGTCATCGACGGTCGCGTGACCGGGGCGGACCGCGGCCCGCAAGGGATCACCGCCGTTCACCTTGAAGACGGGCGCAAGTTGGAGGCGGACTTTTTCATCGATGCCAGCGGCTTCCGCAGTGAGCTGTTAGGGAAGGTGCTGGAAGAGCCGTTCGAGAGCTTCGACAAGACGCTGTTCTGCGATCGCGCCGTCGTCGGCGGCTGGGAGCGCAGCGAGAGCGAGCCGATCCTGCCGTACACCACGGCGGAGCAAATGGATGCGGGATGGAGCTGGCAGATCGAGCACGAGCACCACGTCAACCGTGGCTACGTGTATTCATCGCAGGCCATCTCCGACGACGAGGCGGCCGCCGAATTCAAGCGCAAGAACCCGAAGGTTCCCGAGGCACCGCGGATCGTGAAATTCCGCAGCGGCTGCTACAAGCGGCTGTGGGTCGACAACGTCATTGCCGTGGGAAACTCCGGCGGCTTCGTCGAGCCGCTGGAAGCCACGGCGCTGATGGTCGTCTGCTCGCACTGCCAGACCTTTGTCGATTTCCTGCTGCACTCGGAGTTGGATCCCACGCCCTCGATGCGCGATCTTTACAACGAGCTGGTGTCCCAAGGCTGGCACGACATCCGCGACTTCCTGGGCCTGCACTACAAGCTGAACACGGCCCTGGACACGCCCTTCTGGAAGCATTGCCGGGCGGACACCGACCTGTCCGGCATCGGCGCGTTGTTAGAGTTCTATGAAGAGAATGGTCCCACCGGTTTCTGCCGCTACCGGATGGGGTCCAGCCAGAATGACTTCGGCATCGAGGGCTACTTCGTGATGCTGGTGGGAAACCGCGCCCCCTACCGGAAGCGCCACGCCGCCTCGCCGCAGGAGAAGGCGATCTGGGAGGCTCATCGCCAGGCCAATACCAACAAGGCGAAGCAGGGGATCGATGTGAAGGAAGCACTCTACTACGTGCGCCATCCCGGCTGGCAGTGGAACGCCGAGAAGCCAGCCTGA